In Drosophila miranda strain MSH22 chromosome XR, D.miranda_PacBio2.1, whole genome shotgun sequence, the genomic window TCTTAATCGTCATAGATCGTACTTACTTTTTTGACAACAccattaatttttttttaaactgtAGTTAAATGATTTCTGGCACACATCAGCTTTATTGGATTTTTACTCAAAACTCTTCTCATCCTGGGATCCAAATAAATGGCAGAAGTGACCGATTCGTTGGATTTTAAAGCCTCTTCTCTCTTCCCGATTGACTCCCGCAATGCCGCACTGTGTGGGTTTTTCATGGCTGCCACTGTCAACGTGAGATCTAGCCACATCTTGTAAAAATCGCCTAGATATAGCTGCTCCGTCTGCAGCTTTTGGTTGGCCAAATAGATCGGTTCTAATGCTTCGACCAGTTCCTTAACTTCTGTCCAATCTGCCTCTGAAAATGTAAGCAGCTCATTCCCGTGGTTCTCACAAAAGTTCTTGAACAGAAGAAGGCGTTCAAGCATCTCGTAGGTCGAAGTCCACATCGTAGGAGAGTCAATAAGGGGCTGCGATAAGCCTTCATGTGAAATTGAAGCCCTAAAAAACATTTGAGAACTAGGAGAGGGTTCGTTGCAAAGTTTAATAATAGTATACCTGTAGGTGACAGTCCTCAATGCTTTAACCAGCCTGCGAGCCTTACCGATGAGAGTATCTTTTGCAAAAGTCTTAAGAAAATCTTTAACTGCCAGTTGAAGTGTGTGAGCAGCACATCTGACCGATGCAATGGAGTAGATGTTCACTTGCGGCTTCAGCTCTTCTTCGTCATCATCGCAGCTACCATCGAAGTCTTCGTTCTTGATTCCAATAGACTTTATAACGTCACGACCATTGTCCGACGTAACCGAATATATTTGGTTTCTCGTCAAACCGAACTCTTCCAGAATATTCTCAGTTTCAGCACCGAGACTGGCGCCGGTGTGCTCTTTGTTAAGCTCGATTACTCCCAGGGTGACTACCTTAATCGCCTTGTCCTCGTAGAACTGGGCACTCACTCCCAAGATGCCTCTACCGTGCCCGGATGCGATGTCAAGCTTGAGGGAAACTAATTTCAGTTTCATTCCGTTCACAATGGACGCCTTGACAATTTCAAATTTTTCCGCCACATGCTCCATTATATTTCTGGATGTTATGGGAATCATCCCCAATCCGGAAAAGATCTGGCTTGTCAGCGTTTTAAACGGCTCAGAGTCCAGCGCAACAATCGGCATTCTCCCCGTTGTTACTAACTGAACTCATGCCTCCTTGACTTCAGTTGTGGCGAAGGTAGCCGATATTCGTTTCTTTTTTTCCACG contains:
- the LOC108153647 gene encoding uncharacterized protein LOC108153647 — encoded protein: MPIVALDSEPFKTLTSQIFSGLGMIPITSRNIMEHVAEKFEIVKASIVNGMKLKLVSLKLDIASGHGRGILGVSAQFYEDKAIKVVTLGVIELNKEHTGASLGAETENILEEFGLTRNQIYSVTSDNGRDVIKSIGIKNEDFDGSCDDDEEELKPQVNIYSIASVRCAAHTLQLAVKDFLKTFAKDTLIGKARRLVKALRTVTYRASISHEGLSQPLIDSPTMWTSTYEMLERLLLFKNFCENHGNELLTFSEADWTEVKELVEALEPIYLANQKLQTEQLYLGDFYKMWLDLTLTVAAMKNPHSAALRESIGKREEALKSNESVTSAIYLDPRMRRVLSKNPIKLMCARNHLTTV